TTGATATGCACGCCATGGATATTTAAATTTTATGTCTGCGGCAAAACTGCTACCAAATATTTTTTGCTCAGGGGTATGTATATCTTCGGCGTTGATCATATCTTCATGCATACTATTTTCTCGTGGCTACTTGTTTTATAACCAGACACCATTAACCGTCGGCGCATTATCTAACGATTACGTTTTTGCTATTTTAAAGCAATAGGATATATATTGATTCAATTTATTTTTAATCTACCTCCCCTACTATGCTACTGCTGTTAGTGGCAGAAACCAATTGATTTTGTTTGTCAAATAATGATTGAGTGTGGCTTTAAATGATATTAGCAATGTTTTTTCAAAACAGCCTTACTATGCCCACAACTATAGGAAAGAAATAGTGGTAACACCAGTTGATACAACAAATGGATATGAGAACTGGCTTAATTATAATTGGGATCATATACAAATCTGCGAAGAAAACTGTAAACCATTAGATTACACTATTCTCATCGGAATAATATTCAACTCATCACCTACGCCACCTGAGCTCACCAAATTATTTCAAGAAAATATTATAAAATTATTCACTAAATTATTTCAATTAGAAAACTATTACAGCAAAAACGCGTTAAAAATTGTAATTGATGAATATGTGCAATTAAAACAATTAGCAATTAATATACTCAAAGATAAGTCACTCTCTGCTATAGAGGCACCGAAATGTGGGGTTCAATTTCTAATTGGCATGTCTACTTTGAAAATACAGAAGAATATTACGTAACAATGTTTCACGAATTAGGTTACGCAAGCGGGCCTAAAAAGAAGCGGACTATATTTTAAATTTTAAATTTGATGACAATATTTGAATAGAGTTGTCTAATAAATAATGGTTTGGGCGTTAATTCGCCTCAGTAAAAATAGAGAAATATACAGGATAAAATATCGGCGGCAATGGCGTGATTATTGTTATTAATTTAAATTGATGGGAGTTAAGACTTGTATAATGTGTATGTTTTATGTAAAATATACACATGAAAAGAACAAATATTGTCTTAGATGAAAAGCTAGTTGCAGAAGCTATGCGTTTAAGTGGTTTAACGACTACAAAACAAATAGTTCATCTTGCTCTTAAAACATTTATACAAAGGGCAAAACGACAAAGCATATTAAAATTACGAGGTAAGGTTGATTGGGATGGTGATTTAAGTGTCTGGAGAGACTAAAAGCGTATTAAATTCAATAGGTATTTTGCCTGACACATCAGCTTGGATTGATTTTTTTAGAGGAAATAATTCGAAAGCAGCTAATTTTCTTACTGAATCAATCCAAAGTGATTCATCTATTTTTATAACAGGTTTAATAGTTACAGAAATTTTGCGTGGTTGTACTAATGAACGTCAATCGTTAAAAGTATTAAGTTCTCTGCGAGCATTTCCATTTATTGAGCCAATATATCCTAAAACATACATTGATGCTGCATCGCTTTATAGAACTGCACGTACTAAAGGCTTAACTATTCGTAGTACTGTAGACTGTATTATCGCAGCACTCGCAATTGAACATAATATTGCAGTTCTTCATTCTGATCGTGACTATAAAGCCATTGCAAAAATATCAAAATTACAAGAAGTTTAAAAAAATATCCTCAGTTTTCACCACAAAACCGGCCATATAGAAAACCATAAACCGAGACATTAACCGATGCGTTAGTCTTTGACCTAGCGCGATAATGAGCAACGTTTTGAGCGAAATAAAACAACAACAAATTTTAGCACTTGGTCGTCTCTGCTGGTTATAACACCGTATTGAACGAGAAACCGGTGTAAGAAGAGATATTATTAAAGACAGTGTTCCCTATAAATCGGTAAATATACCGCATTAAGTGTTGATAGCTTATGCACTACCGAAAAGCAGCAAGTTGCCACCCTGCAAAGCCAAATTACCACCTATACTCAAAATATTACTGATTTAGAACAACAAAATAGCCAATGTGCAGCAAAATCTAACGAACAACAAGACACCATTAATCAACAAGAAATCACGATTACTGAGCTGCAAGACACAAATAACACATTAACTGCCACAGTCGCAGCTTTAGAGGCCTCTTTAGTGCTTAAGATTGGGGCTAGCGGGACTTATGCTGGTAATGTTACGCAATATAAAAATAATTATACAACAAATCTAAATAATGCTTCTATTGTGCAAGAAATTAGAGACCGTGTGCAATTATC
This genomic window from Deltaproteobacteria bacterium contains:
- a CDS encoding type II toxin-antitoxin system VapB family antitoxin — its product is MKRTNIVLDEKLVAEAMRLSGLTTTKQIVHLALKTFIQRAKRQSILKLRGKVDWDGDLSVWRD
- a CDS encoding PIN domain nuclease, with amino-acid sequence MSGETKSVLNSIGILPDTSAWIDFFRGNNSKAANFLTESIQSDSSIFITGLIVTEILRGCTNERQSLKVLSSLRAFPFIEPIYPKTYIDAASLYRTARTKGLTIRSTVDCIIAALAIEHNIAVLHSDRDYKAIAKISKLQEV